The segment CGGCTCCTGGAGGAGATCGCGGAGCAGCTGCTCGCGCAGGTTTCCGAGCGGGAGAGCGAGCTGGCCGAGTTGGTGCAGTAGGTTTTTCCGTGCGCTCGAGTTCCTTCGGGCGGTACTGAACGAGAGAAGGCCGGTCCCATGAATTTCTCCCCGCTGCCCTCGGTGGACGCGGCTTCCGTGCCGGCCGATGCCCTGGTGCTGGACGTCAGGGAGGACGACGAGTGGGCGGCCGGTCATGTCGAGGGCGCGCTGCACGTGCCGATGAGCGACTTCGTGGCCCGCTTCGGTGAGGTGACCGAGGCGGTGGCCGAGCGCGGTCGGGCGTATGTGATGTGCCGGGTGGGTGGCCGTTCGGCGCAGGTCACGCAGTATCTGGTGCAGCAGGGCTTCGACGCGGTGAACGTCGAGGGCGGAATGCTCGCCTGGGACGGTGCCGGGCGCCCGATGGTGGCGGGTACCGGAAGCCCGGCCTTCGTTCTCTGACGGGTCTCAGTCGAGGGGGTGGGTGGCCAGCAGGTCGCCCAGGGCGTCCTCGTGGGCGGCGGCGGGGCCGAGCGAGAGTTCCAGGTGCTTGGCCCAGGCGTGGTAGCGGTGCAGGGGGTAGTCGGTGTCGGCGCCGAAGCCGCCGTGCAGGTGCTGGGCGGTCTGCACCACTCGTCGTACCCCTTCGGAGGCCCAGATCTTCGCGACGGCGATGTCCCCGGCGGCGGGGAGTGCCGCTTCGGCTCCGCTGGAGAGACGCCAGGCGGCCTGCCAGAGGGTGACTTCCATGGCGCGCAGGTCGATGTAGCGGTCGGCGGT is part of the Streptomyces sp. NBC_00250 genome and harbors:
- a CDS encoding rhodanese-like domain-containing protein, translated to MNFSPLPSVDAASVPADALVLDVREDDEWAAGHVEGALHVPMSDFVARFGEVTEAVAERGRAYVMCRVGGRSAQVTQYLVQQGFDAVNVEGGMLAWDGAGRPMVAGTGSPAFVL